A portion of the Clostridium gelidum genome contains these proteins:
- the uvrA gene encoding excinuclease ABC subunit UvrA, which translates to MNDKIIIKGAKVNNLKNVSLEIPRDKLVVFTGLSGSGKSSLAFDTLYAEGQRRYMESLSSYARQFLGQMDKPNVEYIAGLSPAISIDQKSTNKNPRSTVGTITEIYDYLRLLYAKVGTPHCPKCGKEITKQSVDQIVDKIMNYGDKTKLQILAPMIKGRKGSHEKLLENIRKNGFIRARIDGEIYDLTEEEIKLDKNKKHNIEAVIDRIVIKEGIEGRLTESIESSLKIGEGLVIASVIDGHDTLFSENFACAECGISIGELAPRLFSFNAPFGKCDHCDGLGTLIEIDEKLVIPNRELSIMDGAIASWGNGRLKEDSWTYAILQALGREYGLELNTPIKDLDKKHIELLLYGTQGKKLKVEYTKDGVRAVYNYAFDGEINSLNRRYRETNSDLIKSGIEQYMSDDFCPKCKGARLSDEALSVTVGEKNIFEFSSMPIREELDFISGIEFSEKNRIISEQIIKEIKNRLQFLLDVGLDYLSLSRKSGTLSGGESQRIRLATQIGSSLMGVLYILDEPSIGLHQRDNDRLIQTLKNLRDVGNTVIVVEHDEDTIREADYIVDIGPGAGEHGGEVVVTGTLDDVKACEKSITGQYLTGKKLIEVPKIRKKGNGQIIKVVGAKENNLKNINISIPLGTLTAVTGVSGSGKSTLVNEILYKGLNKLVNKSKKPVGKHKEIIGYENIDKIIDIDQSPIGRTPRSNPATYTGTFDIIRELFSQTQEAKMRGYKQGRFSFNVKGGRCEACSGDGIIKIEMQFLSDVYVPCEVCKGKRYNRETLEVKYKGKNIDDILNMTVEEAVKFFENIPRIENKLRTLNDVGLGYIRLGQPSTQLSGGEAQRIKLASELSKRSTGKTLYILDEPTTGLHVDDVSRLIEILQRLVESGNTVVVIEHNLDMIKCADYLIDLGPEGGDKGGTLIKAGTPEELCKVEASYTGKYLKSVLNN; encoded by the coding sequence ATGAATGATAAGATAATAATTAAGGGTGCTAAGGTTAATAATTTAAAGAATGTTAGTTTGGAGATACCAAGAGATAAGCTAGTTGTGTTTACAGGATTATCAGGCTCAGGTAAGTCGTCGTTAGCTTTTGATACGTTATATGCAGAAGGACAAAGAAGATATATGGAATCTTTATCCTCTTATGCAAGACAATTTTTAGGACAAATGGATAAGCCAAATGTTGAGTACATAGCAGGGCTATCACCAGCCATATCAATAGACCAAAAGAGTACAAACAAAAATCCAAGATCGACAGTTGGAACAATAACAGAAATTTATGATTATTTAAGATTACTATATGCAAAAGTTGGAACTCCACATTGTCCAAAGTGTGGAAAGGAAATTACTAAGCAGTCTGTTGATCAAATTGTTGATAAGATTATGAACTATGGGGATAAAACTAAACTTCAAATATTAGCGCCCATGATTAAAGGCAGAAAAGGAAGTCATGAAAAGTTATTAGAGAATATAAGAAAAAATGGATTTATAAGAGCTAGAATTGATGGGGAAATTTATGATTTAACTGAAGAAGAAATAAAATTAGATAAAAACAAAAAACATAATATTGAAGCTGTTATAGATAGAATTGTTATAAAAGAAGGAATAGAAGGAAGACTTACAGAGTCTATAGAATCATCGCTAAAAATAGGAGAAGGTCTAGTAATAGCCAGTGTTATTGATGGACATGACACTTTATTTAGTGAAAATTTTGCTTGTGCAGAATGTGGAATAAGTATTGGTGAATTAGCACCTAGATTATTTTCATTTAATGCTCCATTTGGTAAGTGTGATCATTGTGATGGTCTTGGAACTTTAATTGAAATAGATGAGAAATTAGTAATTCCAAATAGAGAATTAAGTATTATGGATGGTGCTATAGCTAGTTGGGGGAATGGAAGACTTAAAGAAGATTCATGGACTTATGCTATACTTCAAGCATTAGGTAGAGAATATGGATTAGAGTTAAATACGCCAATAAAAGATTTAGATAAGAAACATATTGAGTTACTTTTATATGGAACACAAGGAAAGAAACTTAAGGTTGAATATACAAAAGATGGTGTTAGAGCAGTATATAATTACGCCTTTGATGGAGAAATAAATTCTTTGAATAGAAGATATAGAGAAACTAATTCAGATTTGATAAAAAGTGGAATAGAGCAATATATGAGTGATGACTTTTGTCCTAAGTGTAAAGGTGCAAGATTGAGTGATGAAGCACTTTCAGTTACTGTTGGCGAAAAAAATATATTTGAATTTTCAAGTATGCCAATAAGAGAAGAATTAGATTTTATAAGTGGAATAGAATTTTCAGAAAAGAATAGAATTATTAGTGAACAAATTATAAAAGAGATTAAAAACAGATTACAGTTTTTATTGGATGTAGGACTTGATTATTTGAGTTTATCAAGAAAATCAGGAACTTTATCAGGAGGAGAATCTCAAAGAATAAGGCTTGCAACTCAAATAGGTTCATCACTTATGGGTGTTTTGTATATTTTAGATGAACCTAGTATTGGTTTGCATCAAAGAGATAATGATAGACTGATACAAACTTTAAAGAATTTAAGAGATGTGGGAAATACAGTAATAGTTGTAGAACATGATGAAGATACTATTAGAGAAGCAGATTATATTGTTGATATTGGACCTGGTGCAGGAGAGCATGGGGGTGAAGTGGTAGTTACTGGTACTCTTGATGATGTTAAAGCGTGTGAAAAATCAATAACAGGACAATACTTAACAGGAAAAAAATTAATTGAAGTGCCAAAAATAAGAAAAAAGGGTAATGGACAAATTATAAAGGTTGTAGGAGCAAAAGAAAATAACTTAAAGAACATAAATATATCAATTCCACTTGGAACATTAACAGCAGTTACTGGAGTTTCAGGTTCTGGAAAAAGTACTTTGGTAAATGAAATACTTTATAAAGGCTTGAATAAGCTAGTGAACAAGAGTAAAAAGCCTGTGGGAAAGCATAAAGAAATAATTGGGTATGAGAATATAGATAAAATAATAGATATAGATCAAAGCCCAATAGGAAGAACGCCACGTTCTAATCCTGCTACTTATACAGGGACATTTGATATAATTAGAGAGCTTTTTTCGCAAACTCAAGAAGCTAAAATGAGAGGTTATAAGCAAGGACGATTTAGTTTTAATGTTAAGGGCGGAAGATGTGAAGCCTGCTCTGGAGATGGAATTATAAAAATAGAAATGCAATTTTTATCTGATGTATATGTACCTTGTGAGGTATGTAAAGGAAAAAGATACAATAGAGAAACCTTAGAAGTTAAGTATAAAGGGAAAAATATAGATGATATATTAAACATGACAGTTGAAGAAGCAGTGAAATTCTTTGAAAATATTCCTAGGATAGAAAACAAGTTGAGAACATTAAATGATGTTGGCCTAGGATATATTAGATTAGGTCAGCCATCAACTCAATTATCAGGTGGAGAGGCTCAAAGAATAAAATTAGCATCTGAATTATCAAAAAGAAGTACAGGTAAAACACTGTACATATTAGATGAACCAACAACAGGATTACATGTAGATGATGTTAGCAGATTAATAGAAATACTTCAAAGGCTAGTAGAGTCAGGAAACACGGTGGTTGTAATTGAACATAATCTAGATATGATAAAATGTGCAGATTATTTAATTGATTTGGGACCAGAAGGTGGAGATAAGGGAGGAACTCTTATTAAAGCAGGAACACCTGAGGAACTATGCAAAGTTGAAGCATCATATACAGGAAAATATTTAAAAAGTGTTTTGAATAATTAA